A segment of the Salvelinus sp. IW2-2015 linkage group LG23, ASM291031v2, whole genome shotgun sequence genome:
TATTACCCACTGGCATATGCCCCCccctttcaaaatacaaaattctcTCAGCCTCtttggaaaatgtgtagaatagcatgagattagctataaatctgcacatttttctctctgctccaAATGAtactggaatgtaatgaaattccaaagatctggaaatcatcATTTGTCCAACCACTtataaaagggggagatccaactctttaaataattataggccaatcttaaagctgtcacccctggcgAAAATACCTGAAACCCTTGTTAGTGAgcagctaaaatagtttttatacactaactctattttatcaatgtaccaatcgggcttcaggaagaagcatagcacaattacagcagccatgaaggttttaaatgatatcactgaagcccttgacaaaaaacagcactgtgtctcactttttattgatctctctaaggcttttgatacagttgatcatgctatactgaggcagagattgtcgagtgtaggtctttcggagcatgcagttaaatggtttgctaactatctgtctaaCAGAACTCAGttcactcaatttgatgggctcatgtctgttaaattgtctgtctgtaatggtgtgcccagggctctgtacttggtcccctcttattcactatttatataaataatgtaGACAAAAATTTGCTAAATGCACAACTTCACTTTTAtactgatgatactgttatttattgttgtgcctcgtctctcacAAAAGCTTTACAGAACTTGctaactgctttttatactgttcaacataccttgtgtcaattgaagcttatcctcaatactgacaaaactaaactaactgtgttttctaaagcaagaatagactctgaacctttcacctattactacctgtcagggcaatgagattgagactgtaacctcatataaatatcttggaattttaattgatgactgcctctcttttaaattgcgtattcaacaaattacaaaaaaattgaagctgaagttgggattttattttagaaataaggcctgtttttcttttgaagccagaaagaggttagtatcagctacatttatgcctttactagactatggggatattttatatatgaatgcttccRctcagtgtttgagatcaattgacaccgtTTACCATGGagcattgagatttattttaaactgcaaaacccttacgcaccactgcactttatatacaacgattggctggccttctctagtcaatcataggctcagtcactggaatactttatttacaaagccattttgggtttactaccattttatttgggcatttttattgttcagaaatgtggtgggtactctcttcgttcgcaggactttatcctgctaagtgttccaaatgtccgaactgaatttggtaaaagggcttttatgtactctgcgccatcgacTTGGAACAccttaaaaaatactttaaaactggAGGAACTTGTCTCGATTagtgtttttaaatcattgatgaagGATTCTGAGGCTGATTCCctaacctgtcaatgtttttaattagctgttttatgattttgttatactcttgtgaattctatgttttttttactaTATTACCTGTAGTTTTTCTACAAGTACTACTAGATTACCTGATTACCTGTAGTTGTTGTCTGtttgtaattgtgtaatgacttggtgctgYctatcttggccaggacgcccttgaaaaatacatttcaaatctcAACGAGCCCTtccaggttaaataaagattaaatatataaaaatggcaacatgtggaattgcaggaaattattaAAAACCTGCAGCATTTTCTCTCAgtgtcatggcaaaatgtgtaaaataacaTGAGATTAGTtataaaacaaatgtttctgtttgCCCCTTAGTAAAGTGTGTAGAATTTTGGAAAGTTAgctgtccctcccttctctcagACCTTGCAGAAACTGCCAGTACAGAGCTGATATTACCAAAGTTGTAGGCTAGTTGTACACTTTTTGGCTATATAACCTATGGTTTTCTTTGTCAAATAAATGCAGATATGTGTGTCAACATAGCTCACATAGATTTAGCCTAGTCCTACATAAGATAAGCTAATTCATTTTTGTTATGAGTCAAATGATAAGCCTACTTCAGTAGGCACATCTTAATACTGAACCAACCCAACACATATGACACTAGAGCCATGCCTTTGCAATACTCATAAAGCTAGCTCTTTCAAACTAACTCTCTTAACACTGTTTATTGTACTCAGGTTTATTGCTCCAAGAATGCTCCTTCGTGATATAAcatcacaatttattttgtgtCCCATTACATTTGATTGTGTGGGTGTGCAAGTGATCCACTTAATACTTTATAGGTTAAGCTATTACATCTGAATGTTTTATCTCCAAAACTATCGAGCCATGTTTTACATATGTCACAAAATCTTTGATCCAAACACTTTGTCCAATATTATTGATACTCTATAGAGCTGAGTGAACGGTGTTAGGAAAACCATAATCCATGAACTGTCCCTAGTCTTGTGTACTGACTGCAGAGCGGAGTGGGTAAACTGTGGCCCGTGGGCCAGATCCGGCCCACAAGCTCATTCAATTCGGCCCGCTCgaggtttgagtaaaaaaaatatgccATGTTGGGTTAGAAAAACACTCCCGGCCACTCTTCAACATCTAAAACTAAATAGAAAGTATGGAGAAATTATAATGGACTTTTATATATTCTAATGACTGCCCTTTTTCTGGCACGCAAATTGATTTTGACAAACAGTGCRGTCCTCTGTTGAATTTCGAAATCTCAATGTGGCCCTTGAACCCAAAAGTTTGCCCAGCCCTGCTGTAGAGGGTCATGGTTGTGTTTGTGAGGCTGAGCTGTACAGTAACATAAAGCGGAGTGAATATGCCTGTTAGGTTTTGCGCACCTGAGTTATTGGGTAYCCATTAGCATTGATGCACAATTAGCTCGGGACATAACACACCTCTATAACATGTATTAGAAGTCAAAGTTACTGTGGATATTGTATTCAAGCTATCATTTTTCAAATTGAAAATTAACATCAGAAAGTGGTAACTGATTATATGTTTCTCTGCTGACCACTCTAGAGTAAATGTAGACTAGATCCTCATCTTTCTCCAGAGAAACCACTCAGAAAACAACTMatctttcccctcctccccctctccagcccAGTGTCTCACCTCCACTTGGTCCTGCGGTTCTGGAACCAGGTCTTGACCTGTGCGTCGGTCATCTTGAGGGTCTTGGCGAGAGCGGCCCGTTCAGCGCTGGCCAGGTACTTCTGTCTATGAAAGCGTTTCTCTAGCTCACAGATCTGCACCCGGGAGAAAGATGTCCGCGGCTTCTTCCTCTTTGGAGGGGTGCGGTTCTGATAGGGGTGACCAATCCGCCGGGTCACTGTGAATGGCGTcagtgcagctgtgtgtgtgtgtgtggtgtgtgtgtgtgtgtgtggtgtggtgtgttgtgtgtgtgtgtttgtgtggtgtgtgtgtgtgtgtgtggtggtgtgtgtgtgtgtgtgtgtgtgtgtgacattggaCAAACAAAGAAAGCCGTCATGAACAGGTTCACAAGATCTTATGTTGTGTTCAATTTGTTGAAGGACATTGTAGTCCGCATGGAAATCTCTAAATTGATACTATAATCAAAAGAAATGTACATGCTCATTGGTTTGACCTATATaccaccttccctctctctcatagaGGTGGAATGTTGGAGTACAGCTGAATATGTTTTATAGGTGTTTTATGGGTCTTTAGAGTAATTGAGTAATTCTAATCTAATTCCAATCAACGCAAAATCCAAGTTGAGCATATGTTTAAATGATTCTTATTTATTTTGAAACATGGCAAAATGATCAATTCAGCATTAGTCCATGGTTAGTTGATAAAGTACTGCTCAAGAGATCGTCGTATTATATTTCTTCTTACACAATGGGTTATTGCCTAGTAGTAGCAGACATTGCTGTAATAGTGCTGTCTATTCAGAAAATGAAGATATGTTGACAGTCAATAATGCTGATGATGTCGATGAAAAGAGGTTGAGTGTTTTTCCYCATTCAATTCTGATGTGGAGAGTTTCTTCCTTTTGTCACAAAACACTGACAGGCAATCATCTAGAACCCTTCTGCAATATTAATGACACTTTACATAGTGCCCCCCAGAAGAAAAACAAAGGTTCTGATACATGTTATAGGGCATCCACTGAGACAGACTGGGAAAAATCATTTACGTTACAGATGAAGAGGTTTCCTATTTTACTTTTTTCCCTGAAGTGTCCAatttacaattattttatttcaacgTGACAATGGCAAACAGTAGGCCTACCATAAGTATTGGCCAATTATCTAATTACTAATTTCTGTCAATGTAGGAATAGCTTAGTACCTTTCAAGTATGTTATACTATTAATTCATTTAGATGTTCCATGTAAACATTTAGTTTGAATAAATAGAAACAGAAAGGCTTTACCCCTTCTAGTACCCCAAATGATGGTTTAAAATAGTGCAATAACTGTATGTGTTCTgtggaaataataataataataataataataatgattaatTATAGGCCACATtttagtaataataacaataataatcatcatcatcataatacaCTTAGCATTATAATATGTCCCGTttagcaagacacacacacacacacaggattcaaAATCCAAGCAAAAACTGTTCCTTCAGTAGTAACAGAATTAGGTCGAGTTGCTAAAGACAAGTGATGTAGCTAATAGCCTACGAAGAAGTCTGAAACACTTGTGCAATGTATCTGAGCACTTTCGATAACAGCACACCCATCCTATTGATCTACATCGAAATATKAAGTCCACATTTGGATCAAATGTGTTTCTTTTCATAAACGGTTCTAAATTGATGAACCTTTTAATAATGATAGTTTAATGGGAGTATACAGTTTTGGTCTTCCGGTGAAATAGGCCTGTGTTTATTTATTAGAATAACACGGGTTGCATTTTTATATTTGTGATCAGTTCATATTTTCTTGTTCAATTGTGTGGTAAAACCTGCATGAAAAGTGTGCTTATTGTTATATTGACATAGTTTTAATGGTGCAACTTGCAAAGTGCCCCAACGCATCGCGTTGAGAGAACGAACCTAATTCGGGCAGTATTTCTACCGCATGCTTTAAAGTTGTTTTTATGTTAGTCTTTCTCCTTTGAGTTAGGCTAAACCTTACTTTGAAATATGAAATAATATAGTATAATGAATAATTCAGTGTTTCCTTATTTTGATCTGTTTGCATTTTCTTTGGATGCtatgttcttgtttattttatttatatccGTGTTTTCCATCAATATAAAGCTTTCAGAATTAGGCTACAATTCAAGTTAATCTGGTGAACTGATTCGACTGGTCCTGTGTACTTTATTTGTGGAACTGGTCAAATCCATTTRAACTCCATGAGTGAAACGAAAATTCCTCTTTGAAAAATAATAGGCTAAAACTTATGAAAACCCTGAATTTACCGAGTTGAAATGGAAATGATTATCAGGTCTGCTGCAGTACATCCCAACTATGTGATTTTAGGGCCGGCGACCCAGTCCCAGATTAAGCCACCCCTGGactaaaatagcctacacattgaATGGAGATAGTTTACCTGCRAATCTTTCCTTTGCGAATCTTTGGCTGCTCTCCATCCAGGGGAAGCTGATGCTGCCTAGCCCTGGTACCGCGCTGGCTATAGGRGGAGGCACTGCGGCGGCCAGCGGCCTGTGCGCCGGGACTCGTATCACCCCTCCTGGGGTGAAAGTCAAGTTCACTCCGTATGCACTTGATTCCTCGTATGATGATGCGATTCCATGGAAAGAACCGGAAAGCGAAGTGAAGGGCGCTGCACTGGCTCCACTTGGACTACCGAGGTGGTAACTTCCTCCACTTGTGAAGTTCCCAGTATCCGAACCACTCCGGGTGGTGTTCTGTGAACCGTCCTGGTCGGTACCACTGAGAATCTGGTCAATKCCGAAACTAATAGGTTCATGCTGGGGAGGTTGTGAGGGCTGATTTACGCCGCTGGGGCTTGAGCTTGGCGCCCGCTCCATTCTCGCTCCCAGAACCTTTCCAGTACTTTTACGCAGTCCTCGGACAGAGCCGATGTTGCAAAAGGTTATGATGTAGCCTACGAGTACAAATTGGTTATGTTGAGTTAAGCATCCAGCTCTTTCCCGTTTAAAGCTCGTTTTGGATAGTTTGCGTTCTATGGCTTTCTATGGCAGCGAGTTTTCCACCATCCTTCGCGGCTCTGACGGATCCGTCCATTTGCGATTTGCTGATGTTTGGCACACTGACTTTGCAGGGCAATCGCAGTTCGGATCAATTCTATTTTGCCCACTACACCCCCCGAACGCAATAGTGTTTCCTCTGTCCCTCTTCCGATTGGTTAGAGTAGCTTTCCTGCACCTTATTGGTTGAAGTTTTAACTTTAATTTGCTGAATTGAATGCGAGCTGAGGGAACATTCCAAAGTGACATCATTTCTTAAAAAGCGCTCATTGCGTCGGATTCATTATTATATTGGCTGTAGGYCTATAGTCGACCACCAATGGTGTGTTGTTATAGTCTATCATAACCACGGCTTATGAAAAACCGAATACTTTCGGAGATTTAATGACAATGCTTTCATAGGCTTAATGATTAGCATGCATTCCAAATGAGCGTATTTCTACATCAGTGGCAACCCAATGTGCACAGACAACATTTCAacttctagttttgatttacatttggttgagttgtcaactaacatgaattcaaagtgaaatcaacaaaatacGTCAGCATGTCAATGGATTCAGGTCAAAAGTTGGGTGAAGAAAAGACTAAAYGTCCTTAAAGatgaaatcgctccaccatttccttgTTGCtacaattctaatagttcgcttaATTTCATTTTAtgtaacaaaacaagcaagtatagtgtagagaataattgtaccatctaaaccactgtgaaatatattttccataaacaaaaatattgtattttcagccgtttgaagctggtatacaaaaccaaaagtgaaaRATGCAAAAAATTAAACYTAAAGAATGAGCAGCATAGAAATAGTgtacatagaacatatctatcactttttagacttgctttcaacgagaatgacagatctataacacacattctaTGCGAATTAGGTTGGTTCACCCAAAAAGTTAAACATTGCAGCTTTAAATTTATGACTTTCTCAaacccaatcagttttccactttgattcaatgtcatcacattgcatttttttgttaaacagacgtggaaaacaacgttgattcaaccagtttttgtgcAGTGGAAATGAGGGAACTGAGACTTGCAGAACTCCTCATCAACAGCCACTCATTTGTTGATTGGACACAACCATAGACTTTTCACCGGGGCTGAGGTAAACTTGATTCAAATCAGAGTGGAAGTTCGATGGTTTTCATACAACGAAAATTAACTGATTTGATTTACTTCCCTATTAAAAAcattaggctatattattattattattgttattattattattattattattattattattatccYATTAGGCTGTTATTAATTATATACATAGCGTAGAATATTGATTCGATGAAGAGCTGAGATGGTCTCACGTGCCTTATACGGTTGATCTGAAGATGGGATATCATAGGCctattttgtagaataataaatatatatatatatgtatatgtttcATTCACTTAAACTGTCAATTCATATCAGTAGCGAATTTGAGCTTTGATCTTGGAAGCCAGATTTGTGTAATGCCTTACACGTCGGCTATAGCCTAAYAGTAGATCAGCTGCTGCTAAATTCTAAACTCCATGCACTCCAACGAAGTGGCTGGTCGTTTCAATGCTAAATATGAGCCTGAAGGGCACGGGCCTATTTGCTATGCTGTGTGCATGAAAGCcatgatttatttttgttttcaaaaGGCATGTTTTTCAGATTCAGTGAAAACAACTAGCTTATTAAAAATCACACGCATCGCAACGGTTTATTATGCGAATGTTTCAGGTTAGGATATAGGATAMAATCAGACCTGGTATTTGTTCAATTTGACGAATTGAAAATATTGCCATTATTAGGCCTATTAGTTCGTTATACGAATTCATGTTAAACAGAGCTCAARTTCAGTTTTTTAAGATTTTGTGGGGTTACTTTGTGCTGGCGGTCAAGAGTGGCACGGGGACACCGTTTATTTATACAGGGGGAAAACAGTTTCCACTCCACGCGCTAACTGAACGGGGAGCGCCAGGACACCGGATCTGCTGACATGGGATCTAAGTGGTTCCTTGTAATCTGCCGCGTAAAAGCGATTATGCTCCTTGGGCCTGGCCACCGCGTTTGATTAGCTTCAGGGGATTCAAGCTGACCGAGGAAAAATCCGTTTACTTTGAAGTAGTTGATATTTTAATAGACCATTAGTGAGTGCTGATGCTAGGAAGCACCATTCCACTGAGACCTGCGCTCAGCCAGTGGCTGAAGACACTTACGTCATCCCATGGCGCTTAGTGGTGGACATGGATAACCCTTCACGGCCAGCTCAGAGCCCTCTATGACCCTTGCTTAATGTGCATGTTTAAATCATTTCCATCTATTGTGTCCAATGCATATTGCATAACCCCcaattattttaattgtatttattaaaaAACGTAAAATACTGCACTCATTCGCCATCCTCATCACCATCCCCATTAGACCTATGCTTACTATTSGGGCATTGACAACGACCAGAAGACATGAGGAAAACTGAAGGACTAGGAAAAAGCATGCCATATTCTGTATACTCGACCATTGATCTCAAATCCCGGAGTAAAATGTGTCAGTCTGCCTGCACACGGCAGAAGGCGCATATGACGCACAATGTAAACCAAATTAAAAGCAGCTCCATTAAAGCCCAGAAAATAATATGGTAGAGAACGACAAGAAAAACAATGGCAAAATATGAAAGGGCATTAAGCTTTAGAGCTTTATATAAAAACGTAGTTAATATTTCATAAGAGGAGACAAGAGTGGCAAAGGAAAAGAACGAGAGACGGTAAACTTTCATTAAGCAGGTTATTTCGCTGGGAGGGAATTTCGGCGTTTTTCTCTTCCATTCCTTTTATTGCAATCATACTGATATCTCTCTCACTCCAACCCCTCCTCATTCAACCCATTTCCCCCTCCCCGTCTCCCTCATTGTCGGCTTTTTTTAAACGTAGTAATAAAAATATACTAGATCCTTTTTAAATGCACTATTACTTATCATAGCCTTTTCATATTGTACCATCAGAGGCGTTTTAGAGGCGCTATAAAAGCGCATCATTTATTATTCAAAAGCAGCGTCGTCTTTTTGCATATTGTCTGCTGCGCTTTAGCTGCGAGCCTGCCAGACTTCCCATTACCCATGCATGGCGAAATTGATAAAGGCAGACACACGCAATAAAAACAGCACCAGGGGCGGTCCGGCACGCGCACCCTCATATGCAGATCGCAGTAATTACTCTAGCATCTCGCATGCCTCTGTTTTTTATCAGTTGTTTTTGTGGAAGATGGAGGGATTTCATGCTTTCATTTATTTTGGGTCAATCCATCGGTTTGATCGCCCATTTCTCAGTGGGTTTGAAAAGTTGTGGAGGGAAAATAACATAGTCTGTCTCACAAGCGCACCCAAGGTTAAACACTTTGGCATGCTGGAGGTATGAGGTAACTTCAATGTGTGTTTTAATCATGTAAAGTAATATGTGTTTGGCCTCAACTCCGGATTACATTACCATCCAACACAATGGCATGCAGTTATGTAATATGGAGTCCACTGGCACAGGAATAAACCTAAAAAAGCTCAGYGTGGTGTGGGGTGTTTGTGTGAATATTATTGCCTTTCTTACCACAGCTTGTGTTAGCTTGTCCCATTGGTGGCCAGTGTCAATAGTACAATATTGATAATTGTACAGAAAAAGTACTGTAGAAATATATTGAACAAAGCTCTACTTTCCCTGCAGTCACCAGATGAAAAAGGACATAGAGAACTGATTAGATTGAACGTTGCTGCATTTGAGGACcaggtcactctggataagagcctaaaatgtcaaatgtaaatctaATGAATGAAAGTTTGTGTTAATGAACTACAATTagctgcacacatgcacacatacgcacacgaGCACGAGCACCTGCAcaaacatgcacacgcacacacactccttccTTCCCCACTCGCCCTTCCTGAGGTCATCAATCCCAAGGAGGTTTTCTCTATGGCCATCAGTCTGGAAGTATCTGCTGCTGTTGCAGACTTTCCATTACCCACACATATGCCAATGGACTCACTCAGAGTACTCACAGCTGCACAGACATTAGCAGAAAATAGACAtagcacagcacaacacaaatGCACTTACATACcgacaccacacacgcacgcacgcacgcgcacgcacgcacgcacgcacgcaacacccacacaccacacacacacacacacacacacacacaaccacacacaacacacacacacaccacacacacaacacacacacacacacacacaacaacacacacaccacacacacacacacacacacacacacacacacacacacacacacacacacacacacacacagttgttcaAACAGCATCTGCTCTTAAAACAAGGCCTCCATTATTTATTAATGGCCTACAAATGACATGCaaccagacacactcacacaatttaaagccaaaacaaacacattctcgGCATCAATTGTCCTCCAGTTTTATTAATTGATTCATATTCACAGTAGTCTgccaaaaaaaaaagtaatttatgGTGTTTTTCAATTCTAATCTTATGTGCATCTGCCTCTGAGATTCTGAGAATAAAACAAGTCCTATTAGTTATAGCTAGCAAAAATGCTTTCATTTGTGTTTCGAAACATTCATTTAGTAATTGTATCATCAATAAAAATATAATCGAAATACAATGGCTGTAAAGCATAAGGGAAGGATTTAAATACAAACACCAGTTGTATTGTTTTACAGCTGTTCTGTCAGTCTGATTACCTGTTTATATAGGCATTGGACACCATTCAAGTTCATTTGGGAAATTAGGGACATAGTGTCATGTTATTGTACTGTATGAGTATAGTTATAAAGTGTTATAAAAGTTACAATTAGTCAACTAAGGGGAATTAGAATTTAAAGGTAATGTAAACTGTCAATGTGTTTCCCAATGTGTTCAAATTGATTTTGAAAGTTTAGTATGAAATGATGAACCCAACATTAAACTTTTCTCAAGAAAGCAGGAATGTGATTTAGATTAGCAGCAAGTCTAACCGGGGAACAATGTTGACCATTACCCTGGATGTTTACAGAGTAATTCAACTACAGTGACGGTGATGGTTCAATGGACAAAAACGGGTAAATGTGCCTCGTAGTCTTCTAACTCCGTCccaggggtgagggagaggaggagagagacgaggagggagaggaggaagagggaataAGAGGAAGCAGACCTCAGCATTCGCGGCC
Coding sequences within it:
- the LOC111950323 gene encoding T-cell leukemia homeobox protein 3, translating into MERAPSSSPSGVNQPSQPPQHEPISFGIDQILSGTDQDGSQNTTRSGSDTGNFTSGGSYHLGSPSGASAAPFTSLSGSFHGIASSYEESSAYGVNLTFTPGGVIRVPAHRPLAAAVPPPIASAVPGLGSISFPWMESSQRFAKERFAAALTPFTVTRRIGHPYQNRTPPKRKKPRTSFSRVQICELEKRFHRQKYLASAERAALAKTLKMTDAQVKTWFQNRRTKWRRQTAEEREAERQQANRLMIQLQHDAFQKSLSDSVPSDPLCIHNSSLFALQNLQPWASEEAAKMGRITALV